One Dysidea avara chromosome 7, odDysAvar1.4, whole genome shotgun sequence genomic region harbors:
- the LOC136262066 gene encoding zinc finger CCCH domain-containing protein 14-like gives MAYRSDTLKEAIVNKLKDYDAYIDNELPDYILVMLANKKTVSQISQDLELFLGDNTSRFSKWLKEVLEKPELLSPTGQKRSIDALEIKDVPATETKPPQKRKIIVRSRKEEDKETNRSSTYQQLEIVHEPTTHEKTHHSSKQSDSAVSSDKEEEEDDEPVTTTLASVIKKPDRKPQPSGRILMKAISAIQGSNSGGSRSRSNKKAIKSQPDSSTTEQANEESKDVIDLLPGDLRKRLGKRNNQESAVTKSDEPADAADDTVQTERVVVRPKFVVTMNEVDEKYKSEPSQEELPTTEADEPTESGSLTGGKMPERCRYWPNCKNGDICPYHHPSIPCKLFPKCKFGDKCRFVHPICKFNAQCLKPGCPFLHTAPRRKQAMGPEAVALPSTGMMPSYSWNPKGSQYKSNQYVWSSKTHVSERKFVTTEKTTHMPVPANI, from the coding sequence ATGGCGTATAGGTCTGACACTTTGAAAGAAGCCATTGTGAATAAATTAAAGGATTATGATGCTTACATCGATAACGAACTGCCTGACTACATTTTAGTCATGCTGGCCAACAAAAAGACTGTCTCACAAATTTCTCAAGACTTGGAGCTGTTCTTAGGCGACAACACTAGCAGATTTTCCAAATGGCTGAAAGAAGTTTTGGAAAAACCAGAATTATTGTCCCCCACTGGACAGAAGCGAAGCATTGACGCCTTAGAAATTAAAGACGTACCTGCAACTGAAACCAAACCTCCCCAAAAAAGGAAAATTATCGTGAGATCAAGAAAAGAAGAAGACAAAGAAACTAACAGATCTTCAACTTACCAACAGTTAGAAATTGTCCATGAGCCAACAACTCACGAAAAAACCCATCATTCCAGTAAGCAGTCTGATTCAGCTGTTAGTTCAGACAAAGAAGAAGAAGAGGACGATGAGCCAGTAACAACTACTTTAGCTAGTGTCATCAAGAAGCCTGACCGTAAGCCACAGCCATCTGGGAGAATACTGATGAAGGCCATCAGTGCTATCCAAGGAAGTAACTCAGGAGGTAGTCGCAGCAGATCAAATAAAAAGGCTATCAAGTCACAGCCAGATTCATCAACCACTGAACAGGCTAATGAAGAGAGCAAAGATGTTATAGACTTACTTCCAGGAGATTTAAGGAAGCGTTTAGGGAAAAGAAACAACCAAGAGTCGGCAGTTACTAAAAGCGATGAGCCTGCAGATGCAGCAGATGATACAGTTCAGACAGAAAGAGTAGTTGTCCGTCCTAAATTTGTTGTGACAATGAATGAAGTTGACGAGAAATATAAGAGTGAACCATCACAAGAAGAGTTGCCTACGACTGAAGCTGATGAACCAACTGAATCTGGTAGCCTCACAGGTGGTAAGATGCCTGAGAGATGTCGCTATTGGCCCAACTGTAAAAATGGTGACATTTGCCCCTACCACCATCCATCTATTCCTTGTAAATTATTCCCCAAATGCAAATTTGGTGACAAGTGTAGATTTGTCCACCCTATATGTAAATTCAATGCACAGTGCTTGAAGCCCGGATGTCCATTTCTTCATACCGCTCCAAGACGTAAGCAAGCTATGGGACCAGAAGCTGTTGCTCTTCCATCCACCGGTATGATGCCATCGTATTCATGGAATCCTAAGGGATCACAATATAAGTCTAATCAGTACGTGTGGAGTTCTAAAACACATGTGAGTGAACGAAAGTTTGTAACAACAGAGAAGACAACACATATGCCAGTCCCAGctaatatatag